The sequence below is a genomic window from Deltaproteobacteria bacterium.
AAAAGCATCCGGCCCCGGGCCGGGACGGGACGACTGAGGCGGAAAAGGGGGCGGGCAGGGAATAGCAGCCGCTGCATCCCTCAGGAATTCGAAATGGCAGTATCGATCGACTTCCAGAAGTACCACGAGACGCTGAGGAGACTCTCAACGGTGCGGGTCCACGGGAGGGTGACGCGAGTTACCGGCCTAATCGTGGAAGGCCACGGTCCCGCCAGTTCGGTGGGCAGCCAGTGCCTTATCTACCCGAAACGGTCGGATCAGCCCATTCCCGCCGAGGTGGTGGGTTTCAGGGACAGCCGGATCCTCTTGATGCCCCTCGGCGAGATCCGTGGAATCGGCCCTGGGAGTGAAATCGTCAGTCTCGAGGGGAGAGCGGTTTTCAGCCTCGATGAATCGATCCTGGGCAGGATCGTCGACGGGAGAGGAGATCCCCTCGACGGTGGCCCGCCGGTGGCGGGCCGGTATGAATACCCCATCTACGGCAGAACCATAAATCCCCTGAAGCGGGCAAGGATCGAACAACCTCTGGCCTTGGGCATTCGCGCCATAGACGGTCTTCTGACCTGTGCCAGAGGTCAGCGCCTGGGAATATTTTCGGGATCGGGGGTGGGCAAGAGCGTGCTTCTCGGGATGATCGCTCGGAACACCGAGGCGGACGTAAACGTGATTGCCCTCATCGGCGAGAGGGGAAGGGAGGTTCGAGAATTCATCGAGAGAGACCTGGGAGAGGAGGGACTGAGAAGGTCTGTCGTCGTCGCTGCAACGTCCGACCAGCCCCCCCTTATCAGGATGCGGGGTGCTTTCATAGCCACCACCATTGCCGAGTATTTTCGTGACCTGGGCAAACACGTGATTCTCATGGTCGACTCGATCACGAGATTCTCCATGTCACAGCGCGAGGTGGGACTGGCAGTGGGGGAGCCTCCTACCACAAAGGGATATACCCCGACCGTCTTCAACACGCTTCCAAAGCTCATGGAAAGGGCAGGCTATTCGGACACCGGTGGCAGTATCACCGGCCTCTATGCAGTTCTCGTGGAAGGGGACGATCTCAACGACCCCATCGCCGATGCGGCTCGATCCATACTGGACGGTCACATCGTCCTTTCCCGCGATTTAGCCGCGCAGGGGCACTATCCGGCGATCGACGTACTTCAGAGTGTCAGCAGGCTCATGAAGGAGACCGTATCGGAGGAACACAGACGGCTGGCCAGCCAGCTGATTGCCACCCTGGCCGTCTACCGCAGATCGGAAGACCTTATCAACATAGGCGCCTACGTGGCAGGGAGTAACCCGAAGATAGACTATGCAATCAAGATGGTGGATCCCATCAACCGGTTCCTCCAGCAGAGGGTGGACGACCGGGTGGACTTTGAACAGACCTTGGAAGAACTCCGGGCTCTTTTGAAGAAGGGGTAGGCTTTTGTTTCGTTTTAACCTCCAGCAGGTATTGGATTTCCGCCGGCAGAGAGAAGAGAAGATGGAACTCGAACTGGCCGAAGCGAGGCGGGTCATGGAGCGCGAGCAGGAGAGACTCGCCTTTTTCCGGGATCGCCAGGCACACTATCAGAGGGAGCTGGCCGAGCGGCAGAGGCAAGGTATGGAGACCGCGGAGGCGGCCCTATACAGCGCCTACATACGGTT
It includes:
- a CDS encoding FliI/YscN family ATPase, with the translated sequence MAVSIDFQKYHETLRRLSTVRVHGRVTRVTGLIVEGHGPASSVGSQCLIYPKRSDQPIPAEVVGFRDSRILLMPLGEIRGIGPGSEIVSLEGRAVFSLDESILGRIVDGRGDPLDGGPPVAGRYEYPIYGRTINPLKRARIEQPLALGIRAIDGLLTCARGQRLGIFSGSGVGKSVLLGMIARNTEADVNVIALIGERGREVREFIERDLGEEGLRRSVVVAATSDQPPLIRMRGAFIATTIAEYFRDLGKHVILMVDSITRFSMSQREVGLAVGEPPTTKGYTPTVFNTLPKLMERAGYSDTGGSITGLYAVLVEGDDLNDPIADAARSILDGHIVLSRDLAAQGHYPAIDVLQSVSRLMKETVSEEHRRLASQLIATLAVYRRSEDLINIGAYVAGSNPKIDYAIKMVDPINRFLQQRVDDRVDFEQTLEELRALLKKG